The following are encoded in a window of Panicum virgatum strain AP13 chromosome 5N, P.virgatum_v5, whole genome shotgun sequence genomic DNA:
- the LOC120675519 gene encoding amino acid transporter AVT1J-like: MGSDEPLLGRRFEAARPEKAVADGDGDASFVQTCLNGLNALSGVGLLSVPYALSEGGWLSLALLVAVAAVCWYTGLLLQRCMAVDPAVRTFADIGERAFGRGGRLLVSGFMYAELYLIAIGYLIVDGDNLDKLFRGARVSLGPASLAGKQLFVVLVALVVAPTTWLRSLGVLAYVSATGVFASLLIVLSVLWAAAVDGVGFSAPGTTALRPTRLPTALGLYTFCFCGHAVFPTLYTSMKEKRQFPKMLAICFVLCTLNYGSMAVLGYLMYGGGVQSQVTLNLPAARLSSKIAIYTTIVSPLSKYALVVTPIAMAVEDRIGGAGAAVSVAVRTLLVLSTAAVALALPFFGYLMALVGSLLSVGACVLLPCVCYVRVFGRPARAAEAAAIAAILVLGSLLVVTGTYSSLVQIIHELM; this comes from the exons ATGGGCTCTGACGAGCCGCTCCTCGGGCGGCGCTTCGAGGCCGCGCGGCCGGAGAAGGCGGttgccgacggcgacggcgacgccagcTTCGTGCAGACCTGCCTCAACGGCCTCAATGCCTTGTCAG GGGTCGGGCTGCTCTCGGTGCCGTACGCGCTCTCGGAAGGGGGCTGGTTGAGCCTGGCGCTGCTGgtcgccgtggccgccgtcTGCTGGTacaccggcctcctcctccagcgctgCATGGCCGTCGACCCGGCCGTCCGCACGTTCGCCGACATCGGCGAGCGCGCCttcggccgcggcgggcgcctCCTCGTGTCGGGCTTCATGTACGCGGAGCTCTACCTCATCGCCATCGGCTACCTCATCGTCGACGGCGACAACCTCGACAAGCTCTTCCGGGGCGCCCGCGTCAGCCTCGGCCCCGCGTCGCTCGCCGGGAAGCAGCTGTTCGTCGTGCTCGTCGCGCTCGTGGTCGCGCCCACCACGTGGCTGCGCAGCCTCGGCGTGCTGGCCTACGTCTCCGCGACGGGCGTGTTCGCGTCGCTCCTCATCGTCCTCAGcgtgctctgggcggcggccgtCGACGGTGTCGGGTTCTCCGCGCCGGGGACGACGGCGCTGCGGCCCACCAGGCTCCCCACGGCTCTCGGGCTCTACACCTTCTGCTTCTGTGGCCACGCCGTCTTCCCGACGCTCTACACCTCCATGAAGGAAAAGCGTCAGTTCCCGAAG ATGCTGGCGATATGCTTCGTTCTGTGCACGCTCAACTACGGGTCGATGGCCGTGCTCGGCTACCTCAtgtacggcggcggcgtgcagtcCCAGGTGACCCTGAACctcccggcggcgcggctcagcTCCAAGATCGCCATCTACACCACGATCGTCAGCCCGCTGTCCAAGTACGCGCTGGTAGTCACGCCCATCGCCATGGCCGTCGAGGACAGgatcggcggcgcgggcgcggccgtcTCGGTGGCGGTGAGGACGCTGCTGGTGCTCAGCACGGCGGCCGTGGCCCTCGCGCTGCCCTTCTTCGGGTACCTGATGGCGCTGGTGGGGTCGCTGCTCAGCGTCGGCGCCTGCGTGCTGCTGCCGTGCGTCTGCTACGTCAGGGTGTTCGGGCGGCCGGCtcgcgccgccgaggccgcggcgaTCGCGGCGATCCTGGTGCTGGGCTCGCTGCTGGTGGTCACCGGAACCTACTCATCGCTCGTGCAGATTATCCACGAGCTCATGTGA